Sequence from the Corallococcus sp. EGB genome:
CTGGAGAGGATGCGCCGCCGGACGGGGACGACGGCGCGTAAGGGCTCAGGCCGCCTGCGTTCCCGCGAGCGCCTGGGCCACGTCCTTCTCCAGCTGGGTGAGGAACGTCTCGAACAGGCGCTCCTCCAGCGCGAGCGCGGGCTCCAGCGTCGTGCCCGCCTTCGTCAGGCGCTCCATGCACGCGTCCTCGATGGCGCGGCGGTGCGACTGTTCCTCCACCACCACGCGCCCCAGCTCCTCGCGCACCACCGCGTGCCGGGTGGCCGCCTTGTAGAGCGGGTAGAGCACCATCGCGCGGCGCTCGACCACCGCGGTGGTGAGCAGGTACTGCAGATACACGTCCGCGGTTCCCGTCACCGACGTCACCCACTCGGCCAGCTGCCGGTCCAACGACTGGAACCACGTCGCCGCGGCTTCCACGCTCAGGAACTCCGTCACGTCCTCTCGGCCCGCCACTTCACAGGCCAGCCGCTTGAACGTGAACGCATGGCGCGTCTCGTCCGCCAGGTGCCCCAGCACCTCCAGCGACGGATGCCGGTCCGCCACCGTGCGCGAAATCTTCCGCGCGCCGATGAACTCCAGCAGCGACACCGTGTGCAGCCACCGCACTTCCAACTCGGGAGACTGGGCCAGCTGCCGCAACACCGTCTGGATTCTGTCACGCATGGGGCGCCCCTCTATCGCGCCCCGGACGCCCTCCCAAGCACTGTCGCACCAGCCAGGAGGAATCCTCCAGCCACCACTCCGCCCTGGCCAGGAAGCCAGGGACGGAGGACTGGCCAACAATGTCCGTGCCCCCGGTTTGACCGGGAGGCCTCCGCCACCGTTTGCTTCCCGTGTCGAGGGCTGTGCCTGGTACCGGGGGGTTGACCAGCATGCGTCCGTACCGTGGAGAACCGCGTCCGTCCGGGCACCGTGCTGCCCGCGCCGCGCCATGGCGGTCCGGCACCGGAGCGCGCGCATGAAGGCCCTGCCCATGGCCTTCCCTCCCGGCGTCGTGGCCTTCCGCCGCTGGATGCGCGCCCAGGACGCAAGCCGGCTCCTCGCGTCCCTGCGCGTGCGCCCCGTCGTGGGCTTCCTCCTGCGGGGCTCGGCGCTCGTGGGCCTCGTCGCGTGGGCTCCCGGCGTCCACGCCTTCTTCGCCGTGCCCCTCACGTCCGCGCTCGCGTGCTTCCTTCCCTGCGCCATCCACCGCGTCGCGTTCGCCTTCGTGTACTCGCGCCGCCGTCGCGTGGTGGCCGGAAGCTGGCTCGCATGGCTCCCCGGCCTGGCGCTGGAACACTTCTTCCTCGCCAGCCTCGTGGCGCTCGCCGTGCTCCCCGGGGCACTCGTCCTCGGCGTGCTGTTCATCGGCACCTCGGCCGTGCACGGCCAGCACTACCGGGTCACCTGGCGCGAGCCCTTCCTCCTGCTGGGCACGCTCGCGGCCCTGCTGGGCGCCGCGGCCCTCGCGTGGAATGGACAGCCTGGGAAGGTGCCGCTCGCCATCGTGGGCCCCTCGGCCCTGGTCGCGCAGCTCTACGTGGGCTCGCTCGCCGTGCGCTACGCCCAGGCGCGCATGGACGCGGACCGCCTGCGCGCCGCCGTGCACGCGCAGCTCGTCGAACAGCAGGAGCGCGACGTGGGCCGCCTCACCCAGGCGATGGCCGAAATCCTCGGCCACCACCAGGGCATGGACCAGGCGCTGCACGAGGCCGGCACCGCCGCGGACATGATGAAGGCCTTCGGCGCGCAGCGCGGAATGCTCGCGCGCACCGGCTTCGAGGACCAGGCCCGCCAGCTCCAGGACAGCCTGCGCCAGCTCCAGCAGATGGTGAAGGAGGTGCGCGCCAAGAGCCGCCGCTTCGCCGGCACGGAGCCGGAGGCCGTGGACCTGGCCCTGGTGCTCGAGTCCGTGCAGGCCCAGGTGTCCCTGCGCTTCCCCGACGTGGACATCCACCTGGAGCTGGCGCCGTCCCGGCCGCCTCGCGCGCTCGTGCGCGGCGGACCGCTCACGCTGCGCCGGGTGGTGGAGAACCTGGTTGTCAACGCATGCGAGGGCAATGGCGACCAGGGCGCCACCCGCGTCTTCATCCGGGCTCGCACCGAACCGCTCAGCGGACGCCTGGAGGTGGAGATCGAGGACGACGGCCCCGGCTTCCCTCCGGAGCGGCTCAACGCGCCCGCGGAGGAGCTCTACACGACCAAGCCCCAGGGAACAGGACTGGGCCTCTACACCAGCGAGTGCCTGCTGCGCGCCAGTGGCGGCCTGCTGCACCGCCACAACGGACCGGGAGGCGGCGCCCTGCTCCGCATCCTGCTGCCCCGGGAGTA
This genomic interval carries:
- a CDS encoding sensor histidine kinase; translation: MKALPMAFPPGVVAFRRWMRAQDASRLLASLRVRPVVGFLLRGSALVGLVAWAPGVHAFFAVPLTSALACFLPCAIHRVAFAFVYSRRRRVVAGSWLAWLPGLALEHFFLASLVALAVLPGALVLGVLFIGTSAVHGQHYRVTWREPFLLLGTLAALLGAAALAWNGQPGKVPLAIVGPSALVAQLYVGSLAVRYAQARMDADRLRAAVHAQLVEQQERDVGRLTQAMAEILGHHQGMDQALHEAGTAADMMKAFGAQRGMLARTGFEDQARQLQDSLRQLQQMVKEVRAKSRRFAGTEPEAVDLALVLESVQAQVSLRFPDVDIHLELAPSRPPRALVRGGPLTLRRVVENLVVNACEGNGDQGATRVFIRARTEPLSGRLEVEIEDDGPGFPPERLNAPAEELYTTKPQGTGLGLYTSECLLRASGGLLHRHNGPGGGALLRILLPREYP